A genomic region of Dreissena polymorpha isolate Duluth1 chromosome 4, UMN_Dpol_1.0, whole genome shotgun sequence contains the following coding sequences:
- the LOC127877500 gene encoding uncharacterized protein LOC127877500 isoform X1, producing MYFSLLPIGYMAIMSQDWMQPKMLLGKWKKMMLSLNATLQNVGRELAFERQARQQMEKHLPAKQGLITRQASKELEVAFFAYIGSIEQHLGAGQIVVFDKVITNIDSTGSIGGYHASTGVFTAPVDSLYVFYATLMAHNNHASHYLIVHENQSVATILVDGSNHWFDSASGSVVVVLSRGDTVSVKQLESGDHALQGAPIAGESSFSGFLLRQHFRGPAPIG from the exons ATGTACTTCTCACTGTTACCGATAGGTTACATGGCGATTATGTCGCAAGATTGGATGCAACCGAAGATGCTGTTaggaaaatggaaaaaaatgatGTTATCCTTAAATGCGACATTGCAGAACGTCGGACGGGAGCTGGCCTTTGAACGACAAGCAAGACAACAGATGGAAAAACACTTACCAGCAAAACAAG GTCTGATTACAAGACAGGCCTCAAAAGAATTAGAGGTAGCGTTCTTTGCCTATATCGGCAGCATAGAGCAGCATCTCGGCGCTGGCCAGATCGTCGTGTTTGACAAAGTCATCACCAACATCGACTCAACAGGCTCAATTGGCGGATATCACGCGTCTACCGGCGTATTTACGGCACCAGTTGACAGTCTCTACGTATTCTACGCCACGCTGATGGCACATAATAACCACGCATCGCATTACCTGATTGTGCACGAAAACCAATCAGTGGCCACCATTTTGGTGGACGGAAGCAACCACTGGTTTGATTCTGCGTCCGGCTCAGTGGTTGTTGTTCTTTCAAGAGGTGATACGGTCTCAGTTAAGCAGTTGGAAAGCGGTGACCATGCGCTGCAAGGGGCTCCGATCGCTGGAGAGTCCTCTTTCTCCGGATTTCTTCTTCGCCAACACTTCCGCGGACCAGCGCCAATAGGATAG
- the LOC127877500 gene encoding complement C1q tumor necrosis factor-related protein 2-like isoform X2, translating into MYFSLLPIGYMAIMSQDWMQPKMLLGKWKKMMLSLNATLQNVGRELAFERQARQQMEKHLPAKQGLITRQASKELEVAFFAQIVVFDKVITNIDSTGSIGGYHASTGVFTAPVDSLYVFYATLMAHNNHASHYLIVHENQSVATILVDGSNHWFDSASGSVVVVLSRGDTVSVKQLESGDHALQGAPIAGESSFSGFLLRQHFRGPAPIG; encoded by the exons ATGTACTTCTCACTGTTACCGATAGGTTACATGGCGATTATGTCGCAAGATTGGATGCAACCGAAGATGCTGTTaggaaaatggaaaaaaatgatGTTATCCTTAAATGCGACATTGCAGAACGTCGGACGGGAGCTGGCCTTTGAACGACAAGCAAGACAACAGATGGAAAAACACTTACCAGCAAAACAAG GTCTGATTACAAGACAGGCCTCAAAAGAATTAGAGGTAGCGTTCTTTGCC CAGATCGTCGTGTTTGACAAAGTCATCACCAACATCGACTCAACAGGCTCAATTGGCGGATATCACGCGTCTACCGGCGTATTTACGGCACCAGTTGACAGTCTCTACGTATTCTACGCCACGCTGATGGCACATAATAACCACGCATCGCATTACCTGATTGTGCACGAAAACCAATCAGTGGCCACCATTTTGGTGGACGGAAGCAACCACTGGTTTGATTCTGCGTCCGGCTCAGTGGTTGTTGTTCTTTCAAGAGGTGATACGGTCTCAGTTAAGCAGTTGGAAAGCGGTGACCATGCGCTGCAAGGGGCTCCGATCGCTGGAGAGTCCTCTTTCTCCGGATTTCTTCTTCGCCAACACTTCCGCGGACCAGCGCCAATAGGATAG